The nucleotide sequence ACCGATCGTCGCATGGGTGCGGATCACCGCCATCTCCTCGTCGGTCAGCCGGCCGGGCTTGAGTAGGATATTGTCAGGGATGGCGACCTTGCCGACGTCGTGCAGGGGTGCGGCCAGATAGATGTCGCGGCACAGCCGCGCCGGCAGGCCGAGCTGCTCGGCGATGATGCGGCTGTATCTGGCGACCCGCAGCGTGTGCTCTCCGGTGTCGTTGTCGCGATATTCGACCGCGAGCGCGAGGCGCAGGATGATCTCCTCTTCGCGCTCCCCGAGCTTCTGCGTCGCAGCCGCCACCGCGCTCGCGAGATCCGCGGCGCGATCGTTTTGCTTGCGCACGGCCGCACCGAGCCGGATCAGGTTGCGCAGGCGGACCGTCATCTCGACGCTCTGGGGCTGCTTGGGCAGGAAATCGGTGGCGCCGGCCTCAAGCGCCTCCATCTTGACATCGTCGGTCTGCCGCGAGGTGATCATCGCGATCGGAATGTCGGCGCAGCCGGGCAGGGTACGGAAGGCGCGGATGAAGCTGATGCCGTCCATGTGGGGCATCTCGTAGTCGACCAGCACGAGGTCAAACACGCGCTCGCGAGCGCAGGCCAGCGCATCGACGGGATCGAGGAAGGCGGTGGCCTCGACCAGACCTTCGGATTCGATGTGACGTTTCAGGAAATTGAGGACGGAGCGGCTGTCATCAACCAGAAGCGCTTGGGTCAGCATCGGCGGCGGGGGCCCTCTTCGCTGGCGAGGCACGAACCCAAGACATAACCCGATGGAATTTAACGCGAAGCAAATGCGTCGGCTGGGCGACGTTGCTGGGATATGCGCATTTCGCATGAGATTCTGGAACCCTATGCATGTTTGCATGCAGTCACGCGAAACCTTAGGGAATGTGACCCGTAGTTGTACGGACCACCTCGTTAGGAGTTTGCTCATTCGATTCACGTCAAACGTGTATCGGGATCTTAAGCAAAGGCGGATGCAGCGATGTCGCTCAATCCCTCAGAGCCGAAGTGGTCATTGCGGTTACCCGCTGACTGCAGCATCGCGGCCATTCGAAACGTCTATGACCTCATCCGCGAGGCGTTCCGCCGGCAAGACCGGCTCGAAATCGACTGCTCCAGCGTCGACAAGGCCGACGTAACCTCGATCCAGCTCCTGTTGTCGACTGCCAAGACCGGCGAGGCCCAGGGGCGTCCCATCGTCCTCACCTCCTTCTCCCAGTCACTGCGCAACACCCTCCGCCGCGCCGGATTCGCCAGCGAGGCTATGATCGATCAGCATTTCCCGCAAAAGAAAGATGGCACCTGATGGCCACGATTCTGACCGTCGATGATTCTCCCAGCATTCGGCAGATGATCAAGGTCGTGCTCGAGCCGGCCGGTCACAGCGTGATCGAGGCCGGTGACGGTGCGCAGGGACTCGCCAAGGCACAGGCCGGCAAGCTCGATCTCGTCATCACCGACCTCAATATGCCTGTCATGAACGGGCTGGAGCTGATCCGGGCGCTACGCAAGCTGCCGAGCGCGGTCGGCATGCCCATCGTGTTCCTGACCACCGAATCCAACGACGCGGTGAAGCAAGAAGCGAAGAGTGCCGGCGCCACCGGCTGGATCACGAAACCCTTCAAGCCCGAGCAGTTGCTCGCCGTCGTCGCCAAGCTGGTGCGCTCATGAGCGCGATGGACCCGACCGAGGTCTTTCGCCAGGAGGCCAGCGAACTCTTCGAGGTCCTGGAAGGAGCGCTGCTCGATCTCGGCCAGCGTCCCGACGACCGCGAGTTGGTCGATTCCGCCTTCCGCGCGCTGCACACGATCAAGGGTTCGGGCGCCATGTTCGGTTTCGACAAGGTCGCTTCCTTCACCCACGAGTTCGAAACCGCCTTCGACCGCGTCCGCAAGGGTGAGATCAAGCCGACACAAGAGCTGATCTCGGTCGCGCTCGCCGCCAA is from Bradyrhizobium sp. ISRA430 and encodes:
- a CDS encoding HD domain-containing phosphohydrolase, with amino-acid sequence MLTQALLVDDSRSVLNFLKRHIESEGLVEATAFLDPVDALACARERVFDLVLVDYEMPHMDGISFIRAFRTLPGCADIPIAMITSRQTDDVKMEALEAGATDFLPKQPQSVEMTVRLRNLIRLGAAVRKQNDRAADLASAVAAATQKLGEREEEIILRLALAVEYRDNDTGEHTLRVARYSRIIAEQLGLPARLCRDIYLAAPLHDVGKVAIPDNILLKPGRLTDEEMAVIRTHATIGERILADSSCELIQLGAQIAAGHHERWDGTGYPNGLEAAGIPVAARVVAVADVFDALTTRRPYKEPMPLEAARSYLIENQGRQFDPACVEAFLSRWDEVVAIAVGQRTPPFQKSEAPLSPDMAETAESRPDEGRSPEVSPA
- a CDS encoding STAS domain-containing protein, whose protein sequence is MSLNPSEPKWSLRLPADCSIAAIRNVYDLIREAFRRQDRLEIDCSSVDKADVTSIQLLLSTAKTGEAQGRPIVLTSFSQSLRNTLRRAGFASEAMIDQHFPQKKDGT
- a CDS encoding response regulator, which produces MATILTVDDSPSIRQMIKVVLEPAGHSVIEAGDGAQGLAKAQAGKLDLVITDLNMPVMNGLELIRALRKLPSAVGMPIVFLTTESNDAVKQEAKSAGATGWITKPFKPEQLLAVVAKLVRS